Proteins found in one Microcella daejeonensis genomic segment:
- a CDS encoding pyridoxal phosphate-dependent aminotransferase translates to MTADSSRISARIAAISESATLKVDAKAKALKAAGRPVISYAAGEPDFATPDHIVEAAVAAARDPRNHRYTPAAGLPELREAVAEKTLRDSGLEVAPGQVIITNGGKHAVFQAVATIIGEGDEMLLPSPFWTTYPEVVRLAGGVPVEVFAGSDQGYLVTVEQLEAARTPRTKALMFVSPSNPTGAVYSAEQTRAIGEWAAEHGIWIISDEIYQALTYDGERAVSIVEAVPELADRTILVNGVAKTYAMTGWRVGWMVGPKDVIAAASNLQSHLTSNVANVSQRAALAALTGPQDAVATMREAFDRRRRVAVAELNRIPGMVTPTPTGAFYVYPDVTALLGREWHGVTPTSSLELAELLLEQAEVAAVPGEAFGPSGYLRFSYALGDAELLEGIQRLQRFFGVEA, encoded by the coding sequence GTGACCGCCGACTCCTCCCGCATCTCCGCCCGCATCGCCGCGATCAGCGAATCCGCGACCCTCAAGGTCGACGCGAAAGCCAAGGCCCTGAAGGCCGCGGGGCGCCCCGTCATCTCCTACGCCGCCGGCGAGCCGGACTTCGCGACCCCCGACCACATCGTGGAGGCGGCGGTCGCGGCGGCGCGCGATCCGAGGAACCACCGGTACACGCCCGCCGCGGGCCTGCCCGAGCTGCGCGAGGCCGTCGCCGAGAAGACGCTGCGCGACTCCGGGCTCGAGGTCGCTCCCGGCCAGGTCATCATCACCAACGGCGGCAAGCACGCCGTCTTCCAGGCGGTCGCCACGATCATCGGCGAGGGCGACGAGATGCTGCTGCCCTCCCCCTTCTGGACGACCTACCCCGAGGTCGTCCGCCTCGCCGGCGGTGTGCCCGTCGAGGTCTTCGCCGGCAGCGACCAGGGCTACCTGGTGACCGTCGAGCAGCTCGAGGCGGCGCGCACCCCGCGCACGAAGGCGCTCATGTTCGTGAGCCCCTCGAACCCGACGGGGGCCGTCTACAGCGCCGAGCAGACGCGCGCCATCGGCGAGTGGGCCGCCGAGCACGGCATCTGGATCATCAGCGACGAGATCTACCAGGCGCTCACCTACGACGGCGAGCGGGCCGTGTCGATCGTCGAGGCGGTGCCCGAGCTCGCCGACCGCACCATCCTGGTGAACGGCGTCGCCAAGACCTACGCGATGACCGGCTGGCGGGTCGGGTGGATGGTCGGCCCGAAGGACGTCATCGCGGCCGCGTCGAACCTGCAGTCGCACCTGACCTCGAACGTCGCGAACGTCTCGCAGCGGGCCGCGCTCGCCGCGCTCACCGGGCCGCAGGACGCGGTGGCGACCATGCGCGAGGCCTTCGACCGGCGGCGGCGCGTCGCGGTCGCCGAGCTCAACCGCATCCCGGGCATGGTCACGCCGACCCCGACGGGCGCCTTCTACGTGTACCCCGATGTGACGGCGCTGCTGGGCCGCGAGTGGCACGGCGTGACGCCGACGAGCTCCCTCGAGCTCGCCGAGCTGCTGCTGGAGCAGGCGGAGGTCGCCGCCGTGCCGGGCGAGGCCTTCGGACCGAGCGGGTACCTGCGGTTCAGCTACGCCCTCGGCGACGCCGAGCTCCTGGAGGGCATCCAGCGCCTGCAGCGCTTCTTCGGCGTCGAGGCCTGA
- a CDS encoding histone-like nucleoid-structuring protein Lsr2 — MKRITTELVDDLDGTIIGDGQGGTVSFAHEGRQYELDLTAANAEKLREALAPFVAKARSAGSRRAAAAGSTSRKRASSGSGDTQAIREWAQANGHPVGDRGRISTEIREAYAAANA, encoded by the coding sequence ATGAAGCGCATCACCACCGAACTCGTCGACGACCTCGACGGCACGATCATCGGCGACGGGCAGGGCGGCACCGTCTCGTTCGCGCACGAGGGCCGGCAGTACGAGCTCGACCTCACCGCCGCGAACGCCGAGAAGCTGCGCGAGGCTCTCGCACCCTTCGTGGCGAAGGCGCGCAGCGCAGGATCGCGCCGTGCCGCCGCCGCGGGCTCGACGAGCCGCAAGCGCGCCTCCTCCGGGTCGGGCGACACCCAGGCGATCCGCGAGTGGGCGCAGGCCAACGGCCACCCGGTCGGCGACCGCGGGCGCATCTCGACCGAGATCCGCGAGGCCTACGCCGCCGCGAACGCCTGA
- a CDS encoding ABC transporter ATP-binding protein, which yields MTPPETVVSVHELTKIYGSVAAVDGVSFEIARGETFALLGPNGAGKSTTIEILEGYRRRTGGEVRVLGADPSHADLAWKARLGIVLQSSGEQGAVTVREQLSHFASLYPHPRDVDEVIAAVGLEHKAGALIRTLSGGQRRRVDVGVGIIGRPELLFLDEPTTGFNPEARRQFWDLVRTLQDEGTSILLTTHYLDEASQLSDRAGIIAAGRMVGIGPVGEIGGRDARTPIVRWTEQGDVREERTDSPAAVVAHLIQRLGGEPEGLEVIRPSLEDVYLDLVGREHADELSGAPS from the coding sequence ATGACCCCTCCCGAGACCGTCGTCTCCGTGCACGAACTGACGAAGATCTACGGCAGCGTCGCCGCCGTCGACGGCGTGAGTTTCGAGATCGCCCGCGGGGAGACCTTCGCCCTTCTCGGCCCGAACGGCGCCGGCAAATCGACCACCATCGAGATACTCGAGGGCTATCGACGACGCACCGGGGGCGAGGTGAGGGTGCTCGGCGCCGACCCCTCGCACGCCGATCTGGCCTGGAAGGCGCGGCTCGGCATCGTGCTGCAGTCGAGCGGCGAGCAGGGGGCGGTGACCGTGCGCGAGCAGCTGAGCCACTTCGCGAGCCTCTACCCCCACCCGCGCGACGTCGACGAGGTCATCGCGGCGGTCGGGCTGGAGCACAAGGCGGGCGCCCTCATCCGCACGCTCTCCGGCGGTCAGCGCCGCCGGGTCGACGTCGGCGTCGGCATCATCGGCCGACCAGAGCTGCTGTTCCTCGACGAGCCGACGACCGGGTTCAACCCCGAGGCCCGACGGCAGTTCTGGGATCTCGTGCGCACGCTGCAGGACGAGGGCACGAGCATCCTGCTCACCACCCACTACCTCGACGAGGCCTCCCAGCTCAGCGATCGCGCCGGCATCATCGCCGCCGGCCGCATGGTCGGCATCGGTCCGGTCGGCGAGATCGGGGGGCGGGATGCGCGCACACCCATCGTGCGCTGGACGGAGCAGGGCGACGTGCGCGAGGAGCGAACCGACTCCCCCGCGGCCGTCGTCGCCCACCTGATCCAGCGGCTCGGCGGCGAGCCCGAGGGTCTGGAGGTCATCCGCCCCAGCCTCGAGGACGTCTACCTCGATCTGGTCGGGCGCGAGCACGCGGACGAGCTGAGCGGGGCGCCGTCGTGA
- a CDS encoding ABC transporter permease: MTAVRPPGSTGLGNPVARTLRLGLGRIRYEVRAYFRLGDTVFFTFLFPVVMLTIFSVSFSEASFGRTADGEDVSASWFYLPAMLAAGVLLSGIQNLAVDIAMEKSDGTLKRLAGSPLPVVSYFIGKIGQAFVTGALQALLLLGLGFTVFGVPLPPADRWGVFLGVFVFGVITSAVLGIALSSVPRSGKSATAVVIPITLVLQFISGVYLRFSDLPDWLQSIANLFPLAWMARGMRSVFLPDELEMLETGESWNLPGVAIALGIWLVLGIVLSRVTFRWIRKDG; this comes from the coding sequence GTGACCGCCGTGCGCCCGCCCGGGAGCACCGGTCTCGGCAACCCGGTCGCCCGCACGCTGCGCCTGGGGCTCGGCCGCATCCGCTACGAGGTGCGCGCGTACTTCCGCCTCGGCGACACCGTGTTCTTCACCTTCCTCTTCCCTGTCGTGATGCTTACGATCTTCTCCGTCTCGTTCAGCGAGGCGAGCTTCGGGCGCACGGCCGACGGCGAGGACGTCTCGGCCTCGTGGTTCTACCTGCCGGCCATGCTCGCCGCCGGGGTGCTGCTCTCGGGCATCCAGAACCTCGCCGTCGACATCGCCATGGAGAAGTCGGACGGCACCCTCAAGCGGCTCGCCGGCTCGCCCCTGCCGGTGGTCAGCTACTTCATCGGCAAGATCGGGCAGGCCTTCGTGACCGGCGCGCTGCAGGCGCTGCTGCTGCTCGGGCTCGGGTTCACCGTGTTCGGCGTGCCGCTGCCGCCCGCCGACCGCTGGGGCGTCTTCCTCGGCGTCTTCGTGTTCGGCGTGATCACGAGCGCCGTGCTCGGCATCGCCCTCAGCTCGGTGCCCCGGTCGGGCAAGAGCGCGACGGCCGTCGTCATCCCGATCACGCTCGTGCTGCAGTTCATCTCGGGCGTCTACCTGCGCTTCAGCGACCTGCCCGACTGGCTGCAGTCGATCGCCAACCTGTTCCCGCTCGCGTGGATGGCGCGGGGCATGCGCAGCGTGTTCCTGCCCGACGAGCTCGAGATGCTCGAGACGGGCGAGAGCTGGAACCTGCCCGGCGTCGCCATCGCGCTCGGCATCTGGCTCGTGCTGGGCATCGTGCTGAGCCGCGTGACGTTCCGCTGGATCAGGAAGGACGGCTGA
- a CDS encoding UDP-N-acetylmuramate dehydrogenase yields the protein MDTTANAPLAALTTLRIGGPAARLVEATTTEQVIAAVLEAQAADEPWLVLGGGSNVVIGDEGFDGTVVRIGTRGIERLPDAAGSRRPVRLRVQAGEPWDALVEHTVRQGWAGLEAMSGIPGSTGAAPIQNIGAYGQEMAESLIAVEVLDDETGERVRLPAPALRLGYRSSILKFERRSVVLSVDIALEQNAGGLGMPVRYGQLADALGVDAGARAPLVGVRAAVLALRAGKGMVLDPDDPCSVSAGSFFTNPIVSESFARSLPAEAPRFPVEPPAPALAVPLGAEPAPPPPPIDRHVKLSAAWLIERSGIPRGFALPGSRAMVSKKHTLALVNAGGATAEELAQLARYIQTRVMGRFGVVLQPEPVLIGVEL from the coding sequence ATGGACACCACCGCGAACGCTCCCCTCGCCGCTCTGACGACCCTGCGCATCGGCGGGCCGGCCGCGCGACTGGTCGAGGCGACGACGACCGAGCAGGTCATCGCCGCGGTGCTCGAGGCGCAGGCGGCGGACGAGCCGTGGCTCGTGCTCGGCGGCGGCTCCAACGTGGTGATCGGCGACGAGGGCTTCGACGGCACGGTCGTGCGCATCGGCACGCGCGGCATCGAGCGCCTGCCCGACGCTGCGGGATCCCGACGACCGGTGCGTCTGCGCGTGCAGGCGGGCGAGCCGTGGGATGCCCTGGTCGAGCACACGGTGCGCCAGGGCTGGGCGGGGCTCGAGGCGATGTCGGGCATCCCGGGATCGACGGGGGCCGCCCCCATCCAGAACATCGGCGCCTACGGCCAGGAGATGGCCGAGAGCCTCATCGCCGTCGAGGTGCTCGACGACGAGACCGGTGAGCGCGTGCGCCTGCCCGCTCCCGCGCTACGCCTCGGCTACCGCTCGAGCATCCTGAAGTTCGAGCGCCGCAGCGTCGTGCTCAGCGTCGACATCGCCCTCGAGCAGAACGCGGGCGGGCTCGGCATGCCCGTGCGCTACGGCCAGCTCGCCGACGCTCTCGGGGTGGATGCCGGCGCCCGCGCCCCGCTCGTCGGCGTGCGCGCCGCCGTGCTCGCCCTGCGCGCGGGCAAGGGCATGGTGCTCGACCCCGACGATCCCTGCTCCGTGAGCGCCGGATCCTTCTTCACCAACCCGATCGTCTCCGAGTCGTTCGCCCGCAGCCTGCCGGCCGAGGCGCCCCGGTTCCCCGTCGAGCCCCCGGCCCCGGCGCTCGCGGTACCGCTCGGCGCCGAGCCCGCGCCGCCGCCGCCCCCGATCGACCGGCACGTGAAGCTCAGCGCGGCGTGGCTGATCGAGCGCTCGGGCATCCCGCGCGGATTCGCCCTGCCGGGGTCGCGCGCGATGGTCTCGAAGAAGCACACGCTCGCGCTCGTCAACGCCGGCGGCGCGACGGCGGAGGAGCTCGCGCAGCTGGCGCGGTACATCCAGACGCGCGTGATGGGTCGGTTCGGCGTCGTGCTGCAGCCCGAGCCGGTGCTCATCGGGGTCGAGCTGTAG
- a CDS encoding MaoC/PaaZ C-terminal domain-containing protein, with product MALPEIEVGQVVAEREYVIDRGSLVRYAGASGDFNPIHYRDDVAASVGLPGVLAHGMLTMGLAVQPVVDWLDGRGWVSGYGVRFTRPVVVDPTEGATVAVTATVGAVDEAGARIDLTVSAAGGTVLGKAQVRVTAL from the coding sequence ATGGCCCTCCCCGAGATCGAGGTCGGCCAGGTCGTGGCCGAGCGCGAGTACGTCATCGACCGCGGCTCGCTCGTGCGCTACGCCGGAGCGAGCGGCGACTTCAACCCCATCCACTACCGCGATGACGTCGCGGCCTCCGTCGGTCTTCCCGGTGTGCTCGCCCACGGCATGCTCACGATGGGGCTCGCCGTGCAGCCCGTCGTCGACTGGCTCGACGGCCGCGGCTGGGTGAGCGGCTACGGCGTGCGCTTCACCCGCCCCGTCGTCGTCGACCCCACCGAGGGCGCGACCGTCGCGGTGACGGCGACCGTCGGCGCCGTCGACGAGGCCGGCGCCCGCATCGATCTCACGGTGAGCGCCGCGGGCGGCACCGTGCTCGGCAAGGCGCAGGTGCGCGTCACCGCGCTCTGA
- a CDS encoding FAS1-like dehydratase domain-containing protein yields the protein MPVNPLLTEREFPPTAPYLVGREKVREFARAVLATAPIHHDLAAARAAGFSDVVAPPTFPVVVQEATLAQLLAEPDGGIDFSRVVHGEQRFDYARPVVAGDELTATLRVTSVKSLGGNSMVTAESTIVDSAGAPVVTAVSTLVVRGDDA from the coding sequence GTGCCCGTGAACCCTCTTCTGACCGAGCGCGAGTTCCCGCCGACGGCGCCCTACCTCGTGGGGCGCGAGAAGGTGCGCGAGTTCGCCCGCGCCGTGCTCGCCACGGCGCCCATCCACCACGACCTCGCCGCGGCGCGCGCCGCCGGCTTCAGCGACGTCGTCGCCCCGCCGACCTTCCCGGTCGTCGTGCAGGAGGCGACGCTCGCGCAGCTGCTGGCCGAGCCCGACGGCGGCATCGACTTCAGCCGCGTCGTTCACGGCGAGCAGCGCTTCGACTACGCGCGGCCCGTCGTGGCCGGCGACGAGCTCACCGCCACGCTGCGCGTCACGAGCGTCAAGAGCCTCGGCGGCAACAGCATGGTCACCGCCGAGTCGACGATCGTCGACTCCGCGGGCGCGCCCGTGGTGACCGCCGTGTCCACGCTCGTCGTGCGAGGGGATGACGCCTGA
- a CDS encoding aminoglycoside phosphotransferase/kinase family protein, which produces MYRTPDAVTEELASDAEVLDRVSRVLGPLEVVADLSWPHGESRVLEVRTRHDERSMVKWQRTERNYQRELQAMQLYVPALGGDAPQLVASDDRLHLLVLSKVPGVMVDGTDAAHDPAVHRRAGEVLRRLHESTPAVVNDHFGDALIAKFEYWAARADGAVTEAEIAAARRVTATALDLGPLPHVPAHRDNTTRNWMLGPDDHVRLIDFGAVEFDPWAVDLFRLEQREWLDAPGLREAFLEGYGRRPDDRDRAVLHAFHGANSVATIVWAREHGDASFAAVGREMLDRLLGETLY; this is translated from the coding sequence GTGTACCGAACCCCTGACGCGGTGACCGAGGAGCTCGCCTCCGACGCCGAGGTCCTCGATCGCGTCTCGCGCGTGCTCGGCCCGCTCGAGGTCGTCGCCGACCTGTCGTGGCCGCACGGCGAATCGCGCGTCCTCGAGGTGCGCACGCGGCACGACGAGCGCAGCATGGTGAAGTGGCAGCGCACCGAGCGCAACTACCAGCGCGAGCTGCAGGCGATGCAGCTCTACGTGCCCGCCCTCGGCGGCGATGCCCCTCAGCTCGTGGCGAGCGACGACCGACTCCACCTGCTCGTGCTGAGCAAGGTGCCCGGGGTCATGGTCGACGGCACTGATGCGGCCCACGATCCGGCTGTCCACCGGCGCGCGGGCGAGGTGCTGCGGCGCCTGCACGAGTCGACGCCGGCCGTCGTCAACGACCACTTCGGCGATGCCCTCATCGCGAAGTTCGAGTACTGGGCGGCCCGCGCCGACGGCGCCGTCACCGAGGCCGAGATCGCGGCCGCGCGACGCGTGACCGCGACCGCCCTCGACCTCGGGCCCCTGCCGCACGTTCCCGCTCATCGCGACAACACGACGCGCAACTGGATGCTCGGCCCCGACGATCACGTGCGCCTCATCGACTTCGGGGCGGTCGAGTTCGACCCGTGGGCGGTCGACCTGTTCCGTCTGGAGCAGCGGGAGTGGCTCGACGCCCCCGGCCTGCGCGAGGCCTTCCTCGAGGGATACGGTCGGCGCCCCGACGACCGCGACCGCGCCGTGCTCCACGCCTTCCACGGCGCGAACTCGGTCGCCACGATCGTCTGGGCGCGCGAGCACGGTGACGCCTCCTTCGCCGCGGTCGGCCGCGAGATGCTCGACCGTCTGCTGGGCGAGACCCTCTACTGA
- a CDS encoding LysE family translocator, producing MSASEALWQFAIVAALLTITPGMDSALVLHAAIRHGRAVAAAAGAGICLGALVWGVAAALGLSALFAVSATAFLVLKVVGAAYLVYLGVRMLWTALRGTAASVEAGGMPVPSIRAAATKGVLTTLLNPKVAVFYIAVLPAFLPPDAPAALFGAALAGIHAGLSAIWFAVLVLGAQALRRWMTRPSTQRGIDVVTGTAFIGFGAALAFTEK from the coding sequence GTGAGCGCGTCGGAGGCCCTGTGGCAGTTCGCGATCGTCGCCGCCCTGCTGACGATCACCCCCGGCATGGACTCCGCGCTCGTGCTGCACGCCGCGATCCGCCACGGGCGCGCCGTCGCGGCGGCCGCCGGAGCGGGCATCTGCCTCGGCGCCCTCGTCTGGGGCGTCGCCGCGGCGCTGGGCCTCTCCGCCCTCTTCGCCGTCTCGGCCACGGCCTTCCTCGTGCTGAAGGTGGTCGGCGCCGCCTACCTCGTGTACCTCGGCGTGCGCATGCTCTGGACGGCGCTGCGGGGCACGGCCGCGAGCGTCGAGGCCGGCGGGATGCCCGTGCCGAGCATCCGCGCCGCCGCCACCAAGGGCGTGCTCACGACGCTGCTCAACCCGAAGGTGGCGGTGTTCTACATCGCCGTCCTGCCCGCGTTCCTGCCGCCGGATGCCCCCGCGGCGCTGTTCGGCGCCGCACTCGCGGGCATCCATGCGGGCTTGAGCGCGATCTGGTTCGCCGTGCTCGTGCTGGGCGCGCAAGCGCTGCGGCGCTGGATGACGCGGCCGAGCACCCAGCGCGGCATCGACGTCGTGACCGGCACGGCCTTCATCGGCTTCGGCGCCGCCCTGGCCTTCACCGAGAAATGA
- a CDS encoding glycoside hydrolase family 13 protein has translation MSLDSTPTATLTVENPASTGTRTPGSEWWRSAVIYQIYPRSFADASGDGIGDLAGITERLPSLAALGVDAVWLSPFFRSPQKDAGYDVADYCDVDPIFGTLADFDALRDRARELGLRVIVDLVPNHSSDQHVWFQEALAAGPGSPERDRYMFRDGKGENGELPPNNWPSVFGGDAWTRVTEPDGTPGQWYLHIFDSSQPDFNWKNPVVHEEFRRVLRFWLDRGVDGFRVDVAHGLMKKEGLPDVAEAGGSDNIADALMSPDDVPWWAQPEVHEVYRDWHRVLAEYEGDRVLCAEAWVEPLAKAALWVRSDEMHQAFNFSYLGTPWKPELLRSVIDESIAAFTGVGAPSTWVLSNHDVVRHASRYGLPPATAVPNAGIGPASDDKPDAALGLHRARAATAMMLSLPGSAYLYQGEELGLPEVIELDDHVREDPTFHRTGGESYGRDGCRVPIPWESDAPAFGFSGTGSSWLPQPAEFAEFARDRQDGVAGSTLELYRAALAIRAERDLGMGSLTWVDGFGEDVVAFRNGDILVLANLGESALELPAGELLLTSNPLVDGALPTDTTAWLAV, from the coding sequence ATGTCCCTCGACTCCACCCCTACCGCCACGCTCACGGTCGAGAATCCCGCCAGCACCGGAACCCGCACGCCGGGTTCGGAGTGGTGGCGCTCCGCCGTGATCTACCAGATCTACCCGCGCTCCTTCGCCGACGCCTCGGGCGACGGCATCGGCGACCTCGCCGGCATCACCGAGCGCCTGCCCTCGCTGGCGGCCCTCGGCGTCGACGCCGTCTGGCTCTCGCCCTTCTTCCGCTCGCCCCAGAAGGACGCCGGCTACGACGTCGCCGACTACTGCGACGTCGACCCGATCTTCGGCACGCTCGCCGACTTCGATGCGCTGCGCGACCGCGCGCGCGAGCTGGGACTGCGCGTCATCGTCGACCTCGTCCCCAACCACTCCTCCGATCAGCACGTCTGGTTCCAGGAGGCCCTGGCGGCCGGCCCCGGCTCGCCCGAGCGCGACCGCTACATGTTCCGCGACGGCAAGGGCGAGAACGGCGAGCTGCCGCCGAACAACTGGCCCTCGGTGTTCGGCGGCGACGCGTGGACCCGCGTGACCGAGCCCGACGGCACCCCCGGCCAGTGGTACCTGCACATCTTCGACAGCTCGCAGCCCGACTTCAACTGGAAGAACCCCGTCGTGCACGAGGAGTTCCGCCGTGTGCTGCGCTTCTGGCTCGACCGCGGGGTCGACGGGTTCCGCGTCGACGTCGCCCACGGCCTCATGAAGAAGGAGGGCCTGCCGGACGTCGCCGAGGCCGGCGGATCCGACAACATCGCCGACGCTCTCATGTCGCCCGACGACGTGCCCTGGTGGGCCCAGCCCGAGGTGCACGAGGTGTACCGCGACTGGCACCGGGTGCTCGCCGAGTACGAGGGCGATCGCGTGCTGTGCGCCGAGGCCTGGGTCGAGCCGCTCGCGAAGGCCGCCCTGTGGGTGCGCTCGGACGAGATGCACCAGGCGTTCAACTTCAGCTACCTCGGCACCCCCTGGAAGCCGGAGCTGCTGCGCTCGGTCATCGACGAGTCGATCGCCGCGTTCACCGGCGTGGGCGCTCCCAGCACCTGGGTGCTGTCGAACCACGACGTCGTGCGCCACGCGAGCCGGTACGGGCTCCCGCCCGCGACGGCCGTTCCGAACGCGGGCATCGGGCCGGCATCCGATGACAAGCCGGATGCCGCTCTCGGGCTGCACCGCGCCCGCGCCGCGACCGCCATGATGCTCAGCCTGCCCGGCAGCGCGTACCTCTACCAGGGCGAGGAGCTCGGCCTGCCGGAGGTCATCGAGCTCGACGACCACGTGCGCGAGGACCCGACGTTCCACCGCACCGGCGGCGAATCGTACGGCCGCGACGGCTGCCGCGTGCCCATCCCCTGGGAGTCCGACGCCCCCGCCTTCGGATTCAGCGGCACCGGCAGCAGCTGGCTGCCCCAGCCGGCCGAGTTCGCGGAGTTCGCCCGCGATCGTCAGGACGGCGTCGCCGGCTCGACCCTCGAGCTGTACCGCGCGGCACTGGCCATCCGCGCCGAGCGCGACCTCGGCATGGGATCGCTGACCTGGGTCGACGGCTTCGGCGAGGACGTCGTCGCGTTCCGCAACGGCGACATCCTCGTTCTCGCCAACCTCGGCGAGTCCGCCCTCGAGCTGCCCGCCGGAGAGCTGCTGCTGACGAGCAACCCGCTCGTCGACGGCGCCCTGCCGACCGACACCACGGCCTGGCTCGCGGTCTGA
- a CDS encoding helix-turn-helix transcriptional regulator, giving the protein MLESIACRLAADGLTAVLFTSDPRAPSAPTASTRMPMSPLAHAVSRLDLRRIASSRDLEVALRTRNASLVVLIDRPTLLPAEDRRAAAELLQRSDVTLVTGWSPPEWSAVLQGRLDQRPHDQGRLDQERRHRFTGLVDADLITAAELAPDETARLLDLYRRIGEQGGAARDDSRSEGPPAASCPSQTRLTRREREIAEMIGDGLTDRQIAERLHLSTRTVESHVLHARGRIGAGTRSALAASVLRDRFDQE; this is encoded by the coding sequence ATGCTCGAATCCATCGCGTGCCGTCTCGCGGCCGACGGCCTCACCGCCGTCCTGTTCACGAGCGATCCGCGTGCCCCGAGCGCTCCGACCGCATCGACGCGCATGCCGATGTCCCCCCTCGCGCACGCCGTGAGCCGGCTCGATCTGCGCCGGATCGCCTCCTCGCGCGATCTGGAGGTCGCTCTGCGCACGCGCAACGCTTCGCTGGTCGTGCTGATCGACCGGCCGACGCTGCTCCCGGCGGAGGACCGTCGAGCAGCGGCCGAGCTCCTCCAGCGCTCCGACGTCACGCTCGTCACCGGCTGGTCCCCGCCGGAGTGGTCGGCGGTTCTGCAGGGTCGCCTCGATCAGCGTCCTCACGATCAGGGTCGTCTCGATCAGGAACGGCGCCACCGATTCACCGGGCTCGTCGACGCCGACCTCATCACCGCTGCGGAGCTCGCACCCGACGAGACGGCCCGACTGCTCGACCTCTACCGCCGGATCGGCGAGCAGGGCGGCGCTGCGCGCGACGACTCGCGCAGTGAGGGGCCGCCGGCGGCATCGTGCCCGTCGCAGACCCGACTCACCCGGCGCGAGCGGGAGATCGCCGAGATGATCGGCGACGGCCTCACCGATCGGCAGATCGCCGAGCGCCTGCACCTCTCGACCCGCACCGTGGAATCGCACGTCCTGCACGCGCGCGGCAGGATCGGCGCGGGCACCCGCTCAGCGCTCGCCGCCTCTGTTCTGCGCGACCGATTCGACCAGGAGTAG
- a CDS encoding peptidoglycan DD-metalloendopeptidase family protein, which translates to MTDEFQRSAGRLPESPATVTGILQSLSLPAGEDSPATASIELPSAALAASSRRALREAEKSSSPARRRSRERVAAARPGRKADRPAAGRASGRRAVEAPTRPTAARQPLAARLAQKAFPPIVMLAVGALLIGTNVPAVALLDPEATPASEAFSSVSAAATGGALDSTAAREPAQVLEVATSADAAAPTATRDDWTVTSYAEVLRERYGSRTFAFTTSGTGAVRWPFPTAVPISSGFGGRVAPCYGCSSYHQGLDFTPGAGAPIYAVADGVVTGHTEGGAYGNHVFVDHIINGQRVTSLYAHMIWGSSPLVVGQQIKAGEFIGQVGSTGASTGAHLHFEIHLDGVPVDPYAWLTANAS; encoded by the coding sequence GTGACTGACGAGTTCCAGCGGTCGGCTGGGCGGCTCCCCGAGAGCCCCGCCACCGTGACGGGAATCCTCCAGTCGCTCTCGCTCCCCGCAGGTGAGGATTCCCCTGCGACGGCGTCGATCGAGCTGCCGTCCGCGGCGCTGGCCGCGAGCAGCCGTCGCGCCCTGCGTGAGGCCGAGAAGTCGTCATCCCCCGCTCGCCGGCGCTCGCGCGAGCGCGTCGCCGCCGCTCGGCCGGGCCGCAAGGCCGATCGGCCTGCCGCCGGCCGTGCATCCGGGCGCCGCGCCGTCGAGGCTCCTACGCGCCCGACCGCCGCACGCCAGCCCCTCGCGGCACGGCTCGCGCAGAAGGCCTTCCCCCCGATCGTGATGCTCGCGGTCGGCGCTCTGCTGATCGGCACGAACGTGCCCGCGGTCGCCCTGCTCGATCCGGAGGCCACCCCCGCCTCGGAGGCCTTCTCCTCCGTCTCGGCCGCCGCGACGGGCGGCGCCCTCGACTCGACCGCGGCTCGCGAGCCCGCGCAGGTGCTCGAGGTCGCGACGAGCGCCGACGCGGCGGCTCCGACCGCGACCCGCGACGACTGGACGGTGACCTCCTACGCCGAGGTCCTGCGCGAGCGCTACGGCAGCCGCACCTTCGCCTTCACCACCTCGGGCACGGGCGCGGTCCGCTGGCCCTTCCCGACCGCCGTTCCGATCAGCTCGGGCTTCGGCGGCCGCGTCGCCCCGTGCTACGGATGCTCGAGCTACCACCAGGGTCTCGACTTCACGCCCGGTGCGGGTGCTCCCATCTACGCGGTCGCCGACGGCGTGGTCACGGGGCACACCGAGGGCGGCGCCTACGGCAACCACGTCTTCGTCGACCACATCATCAACGGGCAGCGCGTCACCTCGCTGTACGCCCACATGATCTGGGGCTCGTCCCCCCTCGTCGTCGGTCAGCAGATCAAGGCGGGCGAGTTCATCGGCCAGGTCGGCAGCACCGGCGCCTCCACCGGCGCCCACCTCCACTTCGAGATCCACCTCGACGGCGTTCCCGTCGACCCTTACGCCTGGCTCACCGCGAACGCCAGCTGA